TTATGAGTGGCCTGTGTGTTTGTTCTATTTGGAAATTGATACCACTGAGTTTTTGCTTGTGAGAAAATAGTTAATTCATATGTCGGGGTTTTTGGCGTTGGTGATCTCAAGGAAAATacaaggaaaaaaaaatccgGTCCGAATAATGAAAAGTCTTATCATTTGCTTATACATGATTTTTTGAGTAGTAGTATAGTATCTGCAGGAATATGTAGAATTGGGTTAACCTATACTTTGACAGTTACTTCACCTCGTGCCATGGAATTATCACATGCCCCGCATTCCCCTCCACAACCTTGTCCCAACCTCACGCTACTTGTACACACCTCAATTTCCCATCCATTGAAGTATATACATAAGTCAACATCCAACATGCGACTAGCCCTCTCAGAACCCCTCTCCACCGTCGTCGCCAAACGCTTCGCTGCAGCCAAGGAAGGCGGccatctcatcttctcccCGACCCAagtcaccaccatccagacTTCTGGGATATCGGTACGCCTTCACCTGCCCTCCTGTCACTCATAAAGAAACCAAAATGGAACACATCCGCTGACGCAACCACGGGATAAATGTATAGTACCAACTGCGCTACTGCCCCTCCCTCGCCAAAAAGCCCTCCGCCCTCCCCAAACCCGCCGACTCCGCTCAAACCGAAGCACAACGACAGGGCAAGAAGCCCGATCCGTTCGATAATCCCTCGCCGGAGTTACTTGTTGCGCAGACACCTGGCTCGGATAATGGGGATCAAGGATATTGGGTCGTGTTGAATAAATTCCCGATCATCAGGAACCATTTCATCCTCGCGACAAGGGAGTGGAAGAGTCAGACGGAtttgttggagaagagggatTTGGAGGCTTGCTATGCTTGTATAAAGGCTTGGAAGAAGGATGATAATGGTGATAATGGGGAGAGGAATGAGGGGAGGTTATTCGCGTTTTTCAATTCAGGTCCGGAAAGCGGTGCGAGTCAACCGCATCGGCATATACAGTTTCTGCCGGTGGAGGATATGAGGCAGACGTATGAGGGGGTGGGTGTTGAGGGATGGAGTCCTTTGATTGATGTTGTTGCTGAGCGTTGTCGGAGTCAGTCTCAGTCAAAGGAGGGGTATTTGACAGATGACCGGTTGCCATTCGCGCACTTCGCGCTGCC
The sequence above is a segment of the Aspergillus chevalieri M1 DNA, chromosome 6, nearly complete sequence genome. Coding sequences within it:
- the APA2 gene encoding putative bis(5'-nucleosyl)-tetraphosphatase (COG:F;~EggNog:ENOG410PHNY;~InterPro:IPR019200,IPR043171,IPR036265,IPR009163;~PFAM:PF09830;~go_function: GO:0003877 - ATP adenylyltransferase activity [Evidence IEA];~go_function: GO:0005524 - ATP binding [Evidence IEA];~go_process: GO:0009117 - nucleotide metabolic process [Evidence IEA]), which produces MRLALSEPLSTVVAKRFAAAKEGGHLIFSPTQVTTIQTSGISYQLRYCPSLAKKPSALPKPADSAQTEAQRQGKKPDPFDNPSPELLVAQTPGSDNGDQGYWVVLNKFPIIRNHFILATREWKSQTDLLEKRDLEACYACIKAWKKDDNGDNGERNEGRLFAFFNSGPESGASQPHRHIQFLPVEDMRQTYEGVGVEGWSPLIDVVAERCRSQSQSKEGYLTDDRLPFAHFALPIPTNPSAETLHSIYISLYKVAVSAVIEGSENPADLSIRDHGPAAISHNLAMTETEMMICPRRSENVTIPIQRKEEAKGEGVVEPGVIALNGTVLGGTLMVKMEEEWEELKRSPDVLAGVLGKAGFPVGGRVSL